Proteins from a single region of Pseudopedobacter saltans DSM 12145:
- a CDS encoding glycoside hydrolase family 31 protein, translated as MRKIIFISISWLLILSQISVGQTYTKTNTGIKFSTENISVEIKVYNSKIIRTIKHPRGADFLKESLSVIKSEQKTPFTVNQQGNELTLRTADLHLKLDLKSGTVSYHHISGKALLNEQFSDSQFTPFNDAGSSTYSVSQAFTLDKDETIYGLGILQNGKMSQRNQEVRMVQNNTWDFVPFFQSVKGYGVFWDNYSPTTFKDKENLTSFTSEVGDAIDYYFIYGENADGVVAGMRSLTGQVPMFPLWTYGYWQSKERYKSQNEIVGVVKKYRELGVPLDGIIQDWQYWGNNYQWNAMDFISPDFPDAQKMVNDIHAMNARLAVSIWSSFGPMTKPYREMDKTGMLFNFKTWPESGRESWPPDLNYPSGVRVYDAFNPKARDIYWKYLNQGIFKLGVDAWWMDSTEPDHLNQKPEDMDTKTYLGSFRKVRNAYPLMTVGGVYDHQRSESSDKRVFILTRSAFAGQQRYGASVWSGDVNSSWESLRNQIPAGLNFTLTANPNFNSDIGGFFAGAYNKTWNDGTGTKNPMFQELYVRWLQYATFTPMMRSHGTDVPREIYQFGQKGEPVYDAIEKFIQLRYSLLPYIYSTSWDVSKNRSSFMRALVMDFAVDKKVWDLNNQFMFGKSILVAPIAQAQYTSETVVKTDEQDGWNNTSQKQNIQELTTEFLKPKKKNVYLPAGSMWYDFWTNESFAGGQQIDKETDISLIPLYVKAGSIIPLGPEVQYATEKKWNNINLKIYPGADATFVLYEDEFDNYNYEKGEYTEIPFHWNDKTSTLTIGSRKGKYKGMIETRKFTLILPNGQQKTISYSGKNSRVNLK; from the coding sequence ATGAGAAAAATTATATTTATAAGTATTTCATGGTTATTAATTCTATCCCAAATTAGCGTTGGGCAGACTTATACCAAAACTAATACAGGAATTAAATTCTCAACAGAAAATATCTCGGTAGAGATTAAGGTTTATAATTCTAAAATTATACGGACCATAAAACATCCCAGGGGAGCAGATTTCTTGAAAGAGAGCCTTTCTGTTATTAAATCTGAACAAAAAACTCCTTTTACAGTAAATCAGCAAGGTAATGAGCTAACTCTCCGAACGGCAGATTTACATCTTAAGCTCGATTTAAAGTCGGGAACCGTTTCTTACCATCATATTTCGGGAAAAGCGCTATTGAATGAACAATTTAGTGACAGTCAGTTTACCCCGTTTAATGATGCCGGAAGTTCGACCTATTCGGTGTCTCAGGCATTTACTCTGGACAAAGATGAAACAATTTATGGATTGGGAATATTGCAAAATGGTAAAATGTCCCAACGCAATCAAGAAGTAAGAATGGTACAAAATAATACCTGGGATTTTGTGCCTTTTTTCCAGTCTGTAAAGGGATATGGAGTTTTTTGGGACAATTATTCTCCTACAACATTTAAAGACAAAGAAAACCTGACTTCTTTTACCTCAGAAGTAGGTGATGCTATTGATTATTATTTCATATACGGTGAAAATGCGGATGGCGTTGTCGCTGGGATGCGTAGCCTTACGGGTCAGGTTCCAATGTTCCCGCTGTGGACATATGGTTATTGGCAAAGCAAAGAACGTTACAAATCGCAAAATGAGATTGTAGGAGTCGTTAAAAAATATCGGGAACTGGGAGTTCCACTAGACGGCATTATTCAGGATTGGCAGTATTGGGGTAATAATTATCAGTGGAACGCAATGGATTTTATAAGTCCCGATTTTCCTGATGCCCAAAAAATGGTTAATGATATACATGCAATGAACGCCCGGCTGGCAGTTTCTATCTGGTCTTCTTTTGGTCCCATGACAAAACCGTATCGTGAGATGGACAAAACCGGTATGTTGTTCAACTTTAAAACCTGGCCAGAATCCGGAAGAGAGAGCTGGCCTCCGGATCTTAACTATCCGTCTGGAGTTAGGGTTTATGATGCTTTTAATCCTAAAGCGAGAGATATTTACTGGAAATATCTAAACCAGGGAATTTTTAAGTTGGGCGTAGATGCCTGGTGGATGGATTCTACGGAGCCTGACCATTTAAACCAAAAACCGGAAGATATGGACACCAAAACTTATTTAGGCTCTTTTCGAAAAGTTCGTAACGCATATCCCTTGATGACCGTAGGAGGCGTATACGACCATCAAAGATCTGAAAGTTCTGATAAACGTGTTTTTATACTTACCAGATCTGCGTTTGCCGGACAGCAACGTTACGGCGCCAGTGTTTGGTCTGGAGATGTAAATTCATCGTGGGAATCTCTCCGGAATCAAATACCTGCAGGGCTAAATTTCACGCTTACTGCTAATCCCAATTTCAATTCGGATATAGGAGGTTTTTTTGCTGGGGCTTATAACAAAACCTGGAACGACGGTACAGGTACAAAAAATCCTATGTTTCAGGAATTATATGTCAGATGGTTGCAGTATGCCACTTTCACTCCTATGATGCGTTCGCATGGAACGGATGTGCCTCGTGAGATCTACCAGTTTGGTCAAAAAGGAGAACCGGTTTATGATGCTATCGAGAAGTTTATTCAATTACGTTATAGTTTGCTGCCCTATATCTATTCGACATCCTGGGATGTAAGCAAAAACAGATCGAGCTTTATGAGAGCGCTGGTAATGGATTTTGCTGTAGATAAAAAGGTTTGGGATCTGAACAATCAATTTATGTTTGGCAAATCAATTTTGGTAGCGCCAATTGCTCAAGCTCAATATACGTCAGAAACCGTAGTTAAAACTGATGAGCAGGATGGTTGGAATAATACCAGTCAGAAGCAAAATATTCAGGAGCTAACTACTGAATTTTTAAAACCGAAGAAGAAAAATGTTTACCTGCCGGCAGGCTCTATGTGGTATGACTTCTGGACTAATGAAAGCTTTGCTGGAGGTCAGCAAATTGATAAAGAAACCGACATTAGCCTGATACCCTTGTATGTGAAAGCAGGTAGCATCATTCCGCTCGGCCCCGAAGTACAGTATGCCACAGAAAAGAAATGGAATAATATCAACCTTAAAATTTATCCGGGTGCAGACGCAACTTTTGTATTGTACGAAGACGAATTCGACAATTATAATTATGAAAAAGGAGAATATACGGAGATCCCTTTTCACTGGAATGACAAAACCAGTACGCTTACTATTGGATCACGAAAAGGGAAGTATAAAGGAATGATTGAGACAAGGAAATTTACGCTAATCCTTCCAAATGGTCAACAAAAGACAATTTCTTATTCAGGAAAGAATAGTAGAGTGAATCTCAAATAA
- a CDS encoding glycoside hydrolase family 97 protein, producing MRTFCNKYSPEKIILIIVFSFSFCKIFAQNVTVKSPNQKIVINFYNTESGKWALKVYYDTKDEITEAIPSIDLGLMLSEDITFSDMKLLKATKPLLVKENYTMPHGKSSVRENIGHEVVCSFENKEKKKLDLIVRVYNDGIAFRYSISGKGTFTVKEELTSYSIDTAVTRWTQKWNPANEGLYTSAVGEKVQQEDWCYPALFKTKGNCWFLLHESALDRNYCGSKLSNKADKNTYKVTFPDQKDGRGQGQSEPTIFLPWKSPWRVIIIGNLNDIVASTLVDDVASPSVIKNTDWIKPGIVSWNYWSDNHGTKDFKTVCDFVDLAAAMDWPYTLLDWEWDAMGNGGNLDDALKYIHSKGIKSLIWYNSGGDHTWVPATPKDRMLTHENRMQEFAKLKKMGVAGVKIDFFESEKQDMIKYYLDILEDAASFNMMVYFHGCLVPRGWSRTYPNLMTYEAVRGAEWYNNGPEFTTTAPVHNTIMPFTRNVVGSMDYTPVTFTNSQYPHLTSYGHEIALSVLFESALQHFADRPEGYEKLPDAPKSFIKEVPSAWNQTLLLDGYPGKDVIIARRKDEDWYIGGINGENKEKREKVGFDFLDDNTKYKLVLIADGKHDQDFDVSYLTVDKMSSIDVKMLRRGGFVAKLSPLK from the coding sequence ATGAGGACTTTTTGTAATAAATATTCGCCCGAAAAAATCATTTTAATAATTGTCTTTTCATTTTCTTTCTGTAAGATTTTCGCTCAAAACGTAACTGTAAAATCGCCCAATCAAAAAATAGTTATTAATTTTTATAATACAGAAAGTGGAAAGTGGGCATTAAAGGTATATTATGATACCAAAGATGAAATTACAGAAGCCATCCCTTCGATCGACCTGGGGTTAATGCTATCAGAAGATATCACCTTCAGCGATATGAAACTCCTGAAAGCAACAAAACCCTTATTAGTTAAGGAAAATTATACAATGCCTCACGGCAAGAGTTCAGTAAGAGAAAATATTGGCCACGAAGTGGTTTGTTCTTTCGAAAATAAAGAAAAGAAAAAACTGGATTTAATTGTTCGGGTATATAATGACGGAATTGCGTTCCGGTACTCAATTTCAGGAAAAGGAACATTTACCGTTAAAGAAGAACTCACTTCCTACTCAATAGATACAGCTGTAACACGATGGACCCAAAAGTGGAATCCAGCGAATGAAGGCTTGTATACTTCTGCCGTTGGTGAAAAAGTTCAGCAAGAAGATTGGTGTTATCCTGCATTATTTAAGACCAAAGGTAATTGTTGGTTTTTATTACACGAATCTGCTCTTGACCGTAATTATTGTGGCTCTAAACTCAGTAATAAAGCTGATAAGAATACATATAAAGTCACTTTTCCCGATCAAAAGGATGGTCGCGGACAGGGACAGTCTGAACCAACAATCTTCCTTCCCTGGAAATCTCCGTGGAGAGTGATTATAATTGGAAATCTAAATGATATAGTAGCTTCGACCTTAGTAGATGATGTGGCTTCGCCATCTGTAATTAAAAATACAGATTGGATAAAACCGGGAATCGTATCCTGGAATTATTGGTCAGACAACCACGGAACGAAAGATTTTAAAACCGTTTGTGATTTTGTCGATTTGGCGGCCGCAATGGATTGGCCATACACGTTATTAGATTGGGAGTGGGATGCCATGGGTAATGGCGGAAATCTTGATGACGCTTTAAAATATATACATTCCAAAGGTATAAAGTCTTTGATATGGTATAATTCCGGAGGAGACCATACCTGGGTACCTGCAACGCCTAAGGATAGAATGCTGACTCACGAGAATAGAATGCAGGAATTTGCAAAGCTCAAAAAAATGGGAGTTGCAGGTGTGAAAATCGATTTTTTTGAAAGCGAAAAGCAGGATATGATCAAATACTATCTGGATATTCTGGAAGACGCAGCCAGTTTCAACATGATGGTGTATTTTCACGGATGTCTGGTTCCCAGAGGATGGTCAAGAACCTATCCAAATCTGATGACTTACGAAGCGGTCCGCGGTGCCGAATGGTACAACAATGGTCCGGAATTTACCACGACCGCTCCGGTACATAATACCATTATGCCCTTTACCCGTAATGTAGTAGGCTCTATGGACTATACACCGGTAACATTTACCAATTCTCAATATCCTCACCTCACTTCTTACGGACATGAAATCGCATTAAGTGTCCTGTTTGAATCTGCTTTGCAGCACTTCGCAGACCGACCGGAAGGATATGAGAAACTTCCGGATGCTCCAAAAAGTTTTATTAAAGAAGTACCATCTGCATGGAATCAAACACTATTATTAGACGGCTACCCTGGTAAAGATGTAATTATTGCAAGAAGAAAAGATGAAGACTGGTATATAGGCGGTATAAATGGCGAGAATAAAGAAAAAAGGGAAAAAGTTGGATTTGATTTTCTGGATGATAATACTAAATACAAACTAGTGCTTATCGCCGATGGGAAGCATGATCAGGATTTTGATGTTTCATACTTAACCGTAGATAAAATGTCTTCTATTGATGTGAAAATGTTGAGAAGAGGAGGTTTTGTCGCTAAACTATCACCCTTAAAGTAG
- a CDS encoding glycoside hydrolase family 43 protein, with the protein MRILSLITFLGFFQVCLGQNPIIQTKYTADPAPLVYKDTVYLYTSHDEDDAFGFKMKDWLLYTSTDMVNWTDHGVVASLKDFKWVNTDNGAWAPQVVERNGKFYMYCPMPNNMGIGVLVANSPYGPFMDPIGKPLIKNSVEDIDPTILIDDDGQAYLYWGNPNLWYVKLNEDMISLAGPITKDASMAKVKGSPDPFNYQEGPWIWKRNGTYYMAYASKCCPEGIDYAMAKSPVGPWKYGGVIMEGDQRSSGNHPGIIHYKGKAYVFGFNHGIRMQTMSKHYERRSVTVTELNYNADGTIQKLPFWTTDAPKRVGTLDPYKRNEAETIAYSEGVKTEMVTEWERNQPYNRGRKITDRIIVTSINNGDYIKVQGVDFSKGVKSLDVNVASLYGGKIEVRIDAIDGPVLGVINVSGKGEGDIYKTVNTPLKSTKGIHDLYFVFKGEKELFYFDWWKFN; encoded by the coding sequence ATGAGGATTTTAAGTTTAATAACATTTCTAGGATTTTTTCAAGTTTGCCTGGGACAAAATCCAATTATTCAGACCAAATATACCGCAGATCCGGCTCCTTTGGTTTACAAAGATACGGTGTATCTGTATACCAGTCATGATGAAGATGATGCTTTCGGATTCAAGATGAAAGATTGGCTGCTGTACACTTCTACAGATATGGTCAATTGGACAGACCACGGTGTGGTGGCTTCACTTAAAGACTTTAAATGGGTAAATACCGACAATGGGGCCTGGGCACCTCAAGTTGTCGAACGCAACGGTAAATTTTATATGTATTGTCCAATGCCAAATAATATGGGTATAGGCGTTTTGGTTGCGAATAGTCCGTACGGACCATTTATGGATCCTATTGGGAAGCCTCTGATAAAAAACTCTGTGGAAGATATTGATCCTACCATATTAATTGATGACGATGGGCAAGCGTACTTGTATTGGGGAAATCCAAACTTATGGTATGTAAAATTAAACGAAGACATGATTTCGCTTGCAGGACCTATTACCAAAGATGCTTCTATGGCAAAAGTGAAAGGCTCACCAGATCCTTTTAATTATCAGGAAGGTCCCTGGATATGGAAAAGAAATGGGACTTATTATATGGCATATGCCTCTAAATGTTGCCCGGAAGGAATTGATTATGCAATGGCAAAATCACCTGTTGGTCCCTGGAAATACGGAGGAGTTATTATGGAGGGCGATCAAAGATCCAGTGGTAATCATCCCGGGATTATACATTACAAAGGCAAAGCATATGTTTTCGGGTTCAACCACGGAATTAGAATGCAAACAATGAGCAAGCATTATGAGCGTCGCTCTGTTACGGTGACAGAACTTAACTATAATGCGGATGGAACTATTCAGAAACTTCCTTTCTGGACGACAGATGCTCCAAAAAGAGTAGGTACTCTTGATCCTTATAAAAGAAATGAGGCGGAAACAATTGCTTATAGCGAAGGTGTAAAGACGGAAATGGTGACGGAATGGGAACGCAATCAACCGTATAACAGAGGTAGAAAAATCACGGATCGTATTATTGTTACTTCTATTAATAATGGTGACTATATCAAGGTGCAGGGTGTAGATTTTTCGAAAGGAGTGAAATCTTTGGATGTGAATGTTGCATCTCTTTACGGAGGAAAAATAGAAGTACGTATAGATGCTATTGATGGACCTGTATTGGGCGTGATAAATGTTAGCGGAAAAGGTGAGGGAGATATCTATAAGACAGTTAACACGCCATTAAAAAGCACTAAAGGAATCCATGATTTATATTTCGTTTTTAAAGGCGAAAAAGAGCTTTTCTATTTTGATTGGTGGAAATTTAATTGA
- a CDS encoding glycoside hydrolase family 95 protein encodes MEYIIKKVTCKRILQLLFLHILVFPFKAYSQDDLKLWYNKPVIDNVWEQALPIGNGRLGAMVYGIPQREQLQLNEETIWGGGPYRNDNNKALEVLPLVQKMVFDGQTQEADKLINQSFFTQTHGMPFQTAGSLILNFPGHNQYENYYRELDLNKAVVKTTYTVNGVKYTREVFSSFTDDVIIMQLTSSEKGGLNFDIGYVNPSQHTVSKKDNSLVLEGRGSDHEGIEGKIRYQIHTLVSHADGHVAVSDHKINITEASSATIYISIGTNFTNYKSVDANPAERAASKLAVAKKKNFKSALQQHSATYYKQFGRFKLNLGSQDISKEEPTDVRIRNFKETQDPALVTLLTQFGRYLLISSSQPGGQPSNLQGIWCNSMHPAWDSKYTININTEMNYWPAEVTNLSDTHEPLFQMLKDLSESGRETAKTLYGADGWVAHHNTDIWRVTSPIDFAAAGMWPTGGAWLSQHLWEHYLFTGDRKFLAEAYPILKGSADFFLSFLIEHPKYKGWMVVSPSISPEHGPITAGVTMDNQLVFDVLTRTVVAGEMLGKDTNYIARLKSMAKRIPPMQIGKYTQLQEWLEDIDDPKNEHRHVSHLYGLYPGNQISPYTTPELFEASRNSLIYRGDFATGWSIGWKINLWARLLEGNRAYKIINNMLTLVDKENRDGRTYPNMFTAHPPFQIDGNFGLTAGVAEMLVQSHDSALHLLPALPDVWDTGSVSGIVARGGFEIDMKWQEGAVQEVKVLSKIGGNLRLRSYVPLKGKGLRKAEEDNPNILMNTITGAKAIISDKATLKGNNLKAVYEYDVPTVAGKTYTFFRGSRD; translated from the coding sequence ATGGAATATATAATTAAGAAGGTTACATGCAAAAGGATTTTACAACTTCTTTTCTTACATATACTGGTTTTTCCGTTTAAAGCTTATAGTCAGGATGATTTAAAACTTTGGTACAATAAACCTGTAATTGATAATGTTTGGGAGCAAGCTTTACCGATAGGAAACGGGCGTTTAGGTGCTATGGTTTATGGGATTCCTCAAAGAGAACAACTTCAACTGAATGAAGAAACCATTTGGGGTGGTGGACCATATCGTAACGATAATAATAAAGCTCTCGAAGTTTTGCCTCTGGTTCAAAAAATGGTGTTTGATGGCCAAACACAGGAAGCGGATAAACTTATCAATCAAAGCTTTTTTACCCAAACACATGGCATGCCCTTTCAAACAGCAGGAAGCCTGATTCTTAATTTTCCGGGACATAATCAATATGAGAATTATTATAGAGAACTCGATTTAAATAAAGCAGTTGTTAAAACTACTTATACTGTTAATGGAGTTAAATATACCCGTGAAGTATTTTCTTCCTTTACCGATGACGTTATCATTATGCAGCTTACGTCCAGCGAGAAGGGAGGCTTAAATTTTGACATCGGGTATGTCAATCCTTCCCAACATACGGTTTCAAAGAAAGATAATTCCCTGGTTTTAGAAGGAAGAGGTTCGGACCATGAAGGTATAGAAGGAAAAATCAGATATCAAATACATACCTTGGTTAGTCATGCGGATGGGCATGTAGCGGTTTCTGATCATAAAATTAATATAACAGAAGCAAGCTCAGCCACTATTTATATATCTATAGGGACTAATTTTACCAATTATAAATCCGTAGACGCCAATCCTGCGGAGCGAGCTGCTTCTAAGTTAGCTGTTGCAAAAAAGAAAAATTTTAAATCTGCGCTGCAACAACATTCAGCGACATATTATAAGCAGTTTGGTAGATTTAAACTCAATCTCGGAAGTCAGGATATTTCTAAAGAAGAGCCTACAGACGTACGGATCCGTAATTTTAAGGAAACACAGGATCCTGCTTTGGTGACCTTGCTTACGCAATTCGGGCGGTATTTGCTGATTTCGTCCTCACAACCGGGAGGGCAACCTTCAAATTTACAGGGTATCTGGTGTAATTCTATGCACCCGGCCTGGGACAGTAAATATACGATCAATATCAACACAGAAATGAATTATTGGCCGGCAGAGGTTACCAATTTATCTGATACGCATGAGCCGCTATTTCAGATGTTAAAAGACTTAAGTGAAAGTGGCAGAGAAACAGCAAAAACGCTCTATGGCGCAGATGGTTGGGTAGCTCATCATAATACGGATATCTGGCGTGTCACCAGCCCGATAGATTTTGCAGCTGCGGGTATGTGGCCTACAGGCGGAGCATGGTTGAGCCAGCATTTATGGGAACATTATTTATTTACAGGAGATAGAAAATTCTTAGCAGAAGCCTATCCAATTCTAAAAGGTTCAGCAGATTTTTTCTTGTCATTTTTAATAGAACATCCTAAATATAAAGGTTGGATGGTAGTGTCTCCTTCTATATCGCCGGAACATGGTCCAATAACCGCGGGTGTTACAATGGATAATCAGCTGGTTTTTGATGTTCTTACAAGAACTGTGGTGGCTGGTGAAATGCTGGGAAAAGATACAAACTATATTGCAAGGTTAAAATCTATGGCAAAACGAATTCCACCAATGCAAATAGGGAAGTATACGCAATTGCAAGAATGGCTTGAAGATATAGACGACCCGAAAAACGAGCATCGGCATGTTTCTCATTTATATGGATTATATCCCGGTAATCAAATTTCACCTTATACAACTCCGGAACTATTTGAGGCCTCTCGAAATTCACTAATCTACAGAGGAGATTTCGCTACAGGGTGGTCTATAGGTTGGAAGATAAATCTCTGGGCCCGGCTTTTAGAAGGCAACCGGGCGTATAAGATTATTAATAATATGCTAACCTTGGTTGACAAGGAAAATAGAGATGGCAGAACCTACCCGAACATGTTCACCGCCCATCCTCCTTTCCAGATTGATGGAAATTTTGGTCTTACAGCAGGTGTTGCAGAGATGCTGGTACAAAGTCATGATAGTGCATTACACTTATTGCCTGCTTTACCTGATGTCTGGGATACCGGTTCTGTGTCTGGAATTGTAGCTCGTGGAGGTTTTGAAATAGATATGAAGTGGCAAGAAGGTGCGGTTCAGGAAGTAAAGGTATTATCTAAAATTGGCGGTAATCTTCGCTTGCGATCATATGTACCACTGAAAGGAAAAGGATTAAGGAAGGCAGAGGAAGATAACCCGAATATATTAATGAATACCATAACTGGCGCAAAAGCGATTATCTCTGACAAAGCCACTTTAAAAGGAAATAATCTAAAGGCAGTTTATGAATATGATGTACCTACTGTTGCCGGTAAAACTTATACTTTTTTCCGGGGAAGCAGAGATTAA
- a CDS encoding NPCBM/NEW2 domain-containing protein: MLKNTIFLTVLVLLFSGNFSKAQSIIWLDQLDLSVATQGHGKPGINTSVDGKKMTIAGETFDRGFGTHAESSLLIKLNGKAKHFSAWVGIDDEITGHTPAVEFEIYGDNKKIWSSGVMRLGDKARPVSVSLQGINQLELVVTDGGNGPYYDHANWANARFEAVGVSTFETFNPIASTPYILTPKPAVTPRINSASVYGVRPGSPFLFRIPATGERPMTFSVKNLPKGLAVDTKTGIITGKIAEKGTYEVILSAKNAKGSASKKLRIVCGDKIALTPTMGWNSWNCFGHEVSAEKVKRAADALIKTGLVNHGWNYINIDDSWQYNRDGKDTSFKGKMRDENGYILTNSKFPDMKGLTDYMHSNGLKAGIYSSPGPWTCGGCAGSYGYEKQDAESYAKWGFDYLKYDWCSYGGVIDGLPDNDPNKVPSLAFQGGADLDKGVKPFKVMGDLLKKQSRDIVYNLCQYGMGDVWKWGDDADAQSWRTTNDITDTWASVKSIALAQDKAAPYAKPGNWNDPDMLVVGVVGWGNAHQSRLKPDEQYLHISLWSIFSAPLLIGCDLEKLDDFTINLLTNDEVIAVNQDALGKQGVCQQTIGELKIYVKELEDGGKAVAFANFGREKVNMSYKDFQKLGITEHQTVRDLWRQKNIAKINTSNQSLALEIPAHGVAYYKFTGTK, from the coding sequence ATGTTGAAGAATACAATATTCTTAACCGTCTTAGTGCTTTTGTTTTCTGGGAATTTTTCTAAAGCGCAATCTATAATTTGGCTAGACCAGCTGGATTTGAGTGTAGCTACTCAGGGGCATGGTAAACCAGGAATTAATACCTCTGTAGATGGGAAAAAAATGACTATTGCCGGCGAAACTTTCGACAGAGGTTTCGGCACACACGCAGAAAGTTCACTTTTGATTAAGCTCAACGGTAAAGCCAAACATTTTTCCGCATGGGTAGGAATTGATGATGAAATTACCGGACACACACCTGCTGTAGAATTTGAGATTTACGGAGATAATAAAAAAATATGGTCTAGCGGAGTAATGCGTCTCGGGGACAAAGCAAGACCGGTATCAGTTTCTTTACAAGGCATCAATCAGTTGGAGCTGGTAGTAACCGATGGCGGTAATGGCCCATACTATGACCACGCAAATTGGGCCAATGCCAGATTCGAAGCCGTAGGCGTTTCCACTTTTGAAACCTTTAATCCAATTGCATCCACCCCTTATATTTTAACTCCAAAACCTGCCGTTACTCCACGTATCAACTCAGCAAGCGTTTACGGAGTGCGTCCTGGTTCACCGTTTCTCTTCAGAATTCCCGCTACCGGAGAAAGACCGATGACATTTTCTGTGAAGAATCTGCCAAAAGGTTTGGCAGTTGATACAAAGACCGGAATCATTACGGGAAAAATCGCAGAAAAAGGCACTTATGAAGTGATACTTTCTGCAAAAAACGCAAAAGGTTCAGCATCAAAAAAATTAAGGATAGTATGCGGAGACAAAATAGCCCTAACGCCTACGATGGGATGGAACAGCTGGAACTGTTTCGGACACGAAGTCTCTGCCGAAAAAGTAAAACGCGCCGCTGATGCGCTTATTAAAACAGGACTGGTAAATCATGGCTGGAATTACATTAATATTGATGATTCCTGGCAATATAACAGAGATGGCAAAGACACTTCTTTCAAAGGAAAAATGAGAGATGAGAACGGATATATCCTTACCAATTCCAAGTTTCCAGATATGAAAGGACTTACCGATTATATGCATTCCAATGGTCTCAAAGCAGGAATCTATTCTTCCCCCGGTCCGTGGACCTGTGGCGGCTGTGCAGGAAGTTATGGTTACGAAAAACAAGATGCGGAGAGTTATGCAAAATGGGGATTCGATTATCTTAAGTATGATTGGTGCAGTTATGGAGGTGTGATAGATGGTTTGCCAGATAACGACCCTAATAAGGTGCCTTCTCTTGCATTTCAGGGTGGAGCAGATTTGGATAAAGGTGTTAAGCCTTTCAAGGTGATGGGAGATTTGCTGAAAAAACAGTCAAGAGATATTGTATACAATCTTTGTCAATACGGTATGGGCGATGTATGGAAATGGGGAGATGATGCCGATGCCCAATCCTGGCGTACCACCAATGATATTACTGATACCTGGGCAAGTGTAAAAAGTATTGCTTTAGCGCAGGACAAAGCTGCGCCATACGCCAAACCGGGCAACTGGAATGATCCGGATATGCTTGTTGTAGGTGTTGTTGGTTGGGGTAATGCACACCAAAGCCGCCTGAAACCAGATGAACAATACTTACATATCAGCCTTTGGAGTATTTTCTCGGCACCGTTGCTTATTGGTTGTGACCTGGAGAAATTGGACGATTTTACAATAAATCTACTTACAAATGACGAGGTAATTGCAGTAAATCAGGATGCACTGGGTAAACAAGGGGTCTGCCAGCAAACCATTGGCGAGCTAAAGATTTATGTAAAAGAATTAGAAGACGGAGGAAAAGCAGTGGCGTTTGCCAATTTCGGAAGAGAAAAGGTAAATATGTCGTACAAGGATTTTCAAAAATTGGGGATTACAGAACATCAAACCGTACGTGATCTTTGGAGACAAAAAAATATCGCAAAAATCAACACATCAAACCAGAGTTTAGCACTTGAAATTCCGGCACACGGTGTTGCTTATTATAAGTTTACGGGGACTAAATAA